A genomic segment from Daphnia pulex isolate KAP4 chromosome 5, ASM2113471v1 encodes:
- the LOC124194121 gene encoding uncharacterized protein LOC124194121, translated as MKSTIACLLVLAVAAQAQFFGYGAVFAVYLAALPVAYGYPSISATQYHAQDELGQASFGYAHPGQAANNLRDGFGNQIGSYAYINPEGKEVRVSYTADSRGFRVQSNNLPVAPVANLVAPVQVQDTPEVAAAKADHSAAIAAAKSGVAPVAPVAPIVALPAPVQDTPEVAAAKAKFAIKFAAAKDAAIPAVRAKRQAVYGYRGVPIPYLGYAAVSPYAYSVAVPALELGGDPIEIAGLFEGDIAGVSSADMAGL; from the exons ATGAAGTCTACg ATCGCCTGTCTGTTGGTGTTGGCTGTTGCCGCCCAAGCTCAATTCTTCGGATACGGTGCCGTGTTCGCTGTCTATCTCGCCGCCTTACCCGTCGCTTATGGCTACCCTTCTATCTCTGCCACCCAGTACCACGCCCAGGACGAGCTCGGCCAGGCCAGCTTTGGCTACGCTCACCCCGGACAGGCCGCCAACAACCTCCGTGACGGTTTCGGCAACCAAATCGGCAGCTACGCTTACATCAACCCGGAAGGCAAGGAAGTCCGTGTCTCCTACACCGCCGACTCCCGAGGCTTCCGCGTCCAATCCAACAacttgcccgtcgctcccgtcGCCAATTTAGTAGCGCCCGTCCAAGTCCAAGACACACCCGAAGTAGCCGCTGCCAAGGCCGATCACTCCGCCGCTATCGCCGCTGCCAAGTCCGGAGTCGCCCCCGTCGCTCCAGTTGCCCCCATTGTCGCTCTTCCGGCCCCAGTCCAGGACACTCCCGAGGTGGCCGCTGCCAAGGCGAAATTCGCCATTAAATTCGCCGCCGCCAAGGACGCCGCTATCCCAGCCGTCCGTGCTAAGCGCCAAGCAGTCTATGGCTACAGAGGTGTTCCAATCCCTTACCTCGGCTATGCTGCTGTTTCCCCTTACGCCTACTCAGTTGCCGTTCCGGCTCTGGAGTTGGGGGGCGATCCCATCGAAATTGCTGGGCTTTTCGAAGGTGATATTGCTGGCGTCTCGAGTGCGGACATGGCCGGTCTGTGA